ATTTCCGCTTTGGTGGCTTTCGCTTTGAAAAAGCCCCAGAACCAATGGGCGGACACCGCTTTATCGCCGCTAATGACATTGCGCCACAGGACTTTTTGATCGACCTTCGGGCGGCAGATGAACCCGGCCCGGCACTGGTCAAAGCAACGCGTCATAGCGTGAGTGATTTTACAGAAAATGGACCCATGCCAAACCCCGCACAACGCGCTGTTTTGGCCTGCCGGTCAGGCCTGCGCGCCTGGCAGGCCGCCGAACGGCTGGCGCGGGTCTGGGACGGAGAAATAACGCTTGTCGCCCTTGGCGATGGGCCATCGGAAACCTAGGAGTGAACAGATGAAAAAACTACTTATGGCAGCAGCGATGCTGACCGCTACACCGGCCTTTGCCGCTGATAAAATGACGCTTTTGCTGGATTGGTTTGTAAACCCCGACCATGGCCCCATCATTGTCGCGCAAGAAAAAGGCTTCTTTGCTGACCAAGGCCTTGAGGTCGAAATCATTGCGCCCGCAGACCCGTCTGACCCGCCAAAGCTGGTTGCCGCTGGTCAAGCGGAACTTGCGGTGTCTTATCAGCCGCAATTGCACCTGCAAGTTGCCGAAGGCCTGCCCCTGCTGCGCGTGGGCACATTGGTTGCAACCCCATTGAACTGCTTGTTGGTGCTAAAAGACGGCCCCATCAAGAACATCGCTGATCTTAAGGGCGGCAAAGTTGGCTATTCTGTTGCGGGCGTCGAAGAAGCGTTGCTGGGCACCATCCTGAACGAACATGGCCTTGGTATGGATGACGTCGAGCTGGTCAATGTGAACTGGTCGCTTTCCCCATCCTTGATGTCTGGTCAAGTTGCCGCCGTGCTTGGCGCATACCGCAATTTCGAATTGAACCAGATGGAAATCGAAGGCGTCGAAGGCAAGTGCTTTTACATCGAAGAAGAGGGCGTGCCGACCTATGACGAGTTGATCTATGTGGCCAACAAAGACAAAATGGACGTAGACAAAACCCGTCGCTTTCTGCGCGCAACAGAGCTGGCGACCCAGTTCATCGTAAATCACCCACAAGAAAGCTGGGAGATTTTTTCGGGCACATCAACCGAGCTGCAAGACGAGCTGAACGAAAAAGCATGGGCAGATACTTTGCCACGCTTTGCCCTGCGTCCAGAAGCTTTGGACGAAGGCCGTTATGTGCGGTTTGAAAAATTCCTTGCAGATGCCAAGCTGGTCGAAGGCATACGCCCTGTGTCTGAACTTGCCGTTGATCTGGGCGCACAATAAGCGCCATGAGTTACGGACAAACATTTCCGCTTTGGCGGGCAGCGGCGGGCCAAAACTGGCCCGCTTATGTTGATCATGAATTTGTCAAAGGGCTGCAGGATGGCTCGTTGCCGCGTGCTGCCTTTTTGCATTATTTGACGCAAGATTACGTCTTTTTGATCCATTTCTCACGCGCTTGGGCTTTGGCGATCACCAAAGCTGAAACCGTCGCTGAAATGCGGCTGTGTGCTGGCACAGTGAACGCGCTCATCAATGATGAAATTGCGTTGCATGTCAAAACCTGTGCAGCGGCGGGCATCTCAGAGGCCGCGCTGTTTGCGGCCGAAGAACGCCCTGAAAATCTTGCCTATACGCGCTATGTTCTGGATGCGGGACATTCCGGTGATTTGCTGGATCTATTGGCAGCCCTGGCACCCTGCGTGATGGGCTACGGTGAAATTGGTGCGCGGTTGTTGTCCTCTACAAATGATAACCCCTATGGGGATTGGATCACCACTTATGGCGGTTCAGAGTATCAAGATGTTTGCACCGAAGTCGGCGCGTTGATTGATGCGGCCGTTGCCCGACGTTTGGGATCAGACCCAACCTCGAGCCCGCGCTGGCAATATCTGTGCAAACGCTTTGACACCGCGACCCGCCTAGAGGTTAGCTTTTGGGATATGGGGCTGAAACCATGACCAAAGCCCCGGCGCTCTTTATGACGGGCAAGGCAAGCATCGGCGGTGTGCCGGTGTTTGCTGAACTGTCACTTAAGGTGGCGGCGGGGCAGTGGACTTGTTTGCTTGGGTCCAGTGGCGTTGGCAAATCAACCGTGCTCAAGCTCTTTGCTGGGCTAGGGGATCACGTTGAATTTGTTGGCGAATATGGTGCCCGTGATGGCCATATGCAGGGCCGTGTTGCGCTGATGGCGCAAAGCGATCTGCTGCTGCCTTGGCTTTCAGTACGCGACAATGTTGCGCTGGGGGCTAAGCTGCGTGGCGAGGCGCGCAATCACGACCGGGTCATGCAAGTATTATCGCGCGTCGGGCTGCAAGACAAAGCCAGTCGCAAACCGTCTGAATTGTCAGGCGGACAGCGTCAGCGCGTCGCGCTTGCGCGCACCCTGATGGAAGACCGCGCCATCGTGTTGCTGGATGAACCCTTTTCAGCCCTAGATGCCAAAAACCGCTCGCTAATGCAGGAATTGACCGCCGAAGTCCTGCACGGACGCACAGTATTACTTGTGACCCACGACCCGGCAGAAGCCGCGCGTTTGGGCCATGTCATCAATGTGATGACAGAAACCGGAATTGAAGACGTGGTGCCGCCCAAAGGGGCTGTGCCACGTGCCATTGATGACGCCGCAGTCTTGCAAGTTCAGACAAGCCTGTTGGCCAGATTAAGAAAGGACACCTGATGCACGCAACAGATTATTTAAAAGCTCTTGCAGGTGAAGATTGGGCGATCGCCACAAAACATCCCTTTACCGATGCCTTGGCTGACGGGACTTTGTCGCCGGAAAAGATGGCTGGGTATTTACAGCAAGACTACCTGTTTATTGACCAATTTGTGCGCCTTTTGGCCACAGCGGTGGCACACGCACCGACACTGACAGATGCGCTGCCAGCAGCGCAGTTTCTGGGATTGATATCTGGCCCAGAAAATACCTATTTCATGCGCAGCTTTGAAGCATTGGGCGTGCCGTCAGGCGCAGCGCCCGCGCCGGAAACCCGCGACTTTCAGATGTTGATGGAAGAGGCCCGGCTGTCAGGGCGCTATGAAATCATGTTGTCGGTGCTTTGCGTGGCAGAATGGGTCTATCTGGATTGGGCCACGCCTTTTGCCGACAAGGCTGATGACCTGCCGTTTTGGTTTGGCGAATGGATCAAACTGCACAGTGGTCCGGGCTTTGAAGGCGTGGTTGGTTATCTGCGCAACCAGCTTGATCTGGCGTGGCTGGATCTGGACGACGATCAACGCAACATGGTGGCGGATATGTTCAAAGAAGCCACACGCCGCGAGCGCGCGTTTTTTGATGCGGCTTGGTCCGGGTTTAACGTGGCATCATGAAAAGCTGGCAGGCAGGTATAGCTTCGGCCCTTTTGGGCCTGACACTCTGGCAAGCCATCGTCTGGTTTGGCGATTTGCCAAAGTTCATCCTGCCTGGCCCCGCGCTTGTTGCCGAGACCCTGTGGAAAAGCCGCCTTTTGATCGCAGAAAACGCGATCGTCACCATCTCTGAAGTGCTTTTGGGTCTGTGTCTGGGGGCCGTGCTTGGCGGCCTGTCGGCCATCGGTCTGGCGGCCTCGCCGATCGCGCGGGCTTTGGTGCGACCCATGCTGGTGTTTAGCCAAGCCGTTCCTGTGTTTGCACTTGCCCCGATACTGACGCTGTGGTTG
This portion of the Cognatishimia sp. WU-CL00825 genome encodes:
- a CDS encoding TenA family protein, which gives rise to MHATDYLKALAGEDWAIATKHPFTDALADGTLSPEKMAGYLQQDYLFIDQFVRLLATAVAHAPTLTDALPAAQFLGLISGPENTYFMRSFEALGVPSGAAPAPETRDFQMLMEEARLSGRYEIMLSVLCVAEWVYLDWATPFADKADDLPFWFGEWIKLHSGPGFEGVVGYLRNQLDLAWLDLDDDQRNMVADMFKEATRRERAFFDAAWSGFNVAS
- a CDS encoding ABC transporter ATP-binding protein encodes the protein MTKAPALFMTGKASIGGVPVFAELSLKVAAGQWTCLLGSSGVGKSTVLKLFAGLGDHVEFVGEYGARDGHMQGRVALMAQSDLLLPWLSVRDNVALGAKLRGEARNHDRVMQVLSRVGLQDKASRKPSELSGGQRQRVALARTLMEDRAIVLLDEPFSALDAKNRSLMQELTAEVLHGRTVLLVTHDPAEAARLGHVINVMTETGIEDVVPPKGAVPRAIDDAAVLQVQTSLLARLRKDT
- the tenA gene encoding thiaminase II, with translation MSYGQTFPLWRAAAGQNWPAYVDHEFVKGLQDGSLPRAAFLHYLTQDYVFLIHFSRAWALAITKAETVAEMRLCAGTVNALINDEIALHVKTCAAAGISEAALFAAEERPENLAYTRYVLDAGHSGDLLDLLAALAPCVMGYGEIGARLLSSTNDNPYGDWITTYGGSEYQDVCTEVGALIDAAVARRLGSDPTSSPRWQYLCKRFDTATRLEVSFWDMGLKP
- a CDS encoding ABC transporter substrate-binding protein, with the protein product MKKLLMAAAMLTATPAFAADKMTLLLDWFVNPDHGPIIVAQEKGFFADQGLEVEIIAPADPSDPPKLVAAGQAELAVSYQPQLHLQVAEGLPLLRVGTLVATPLNCLLVLKDGPIKNIADLKGGKVGYSVAGVEEALLGTILNEHGLGMDDVELVNVNWSLSPSLMSGQVAAVLGAYRNFELNQMEIEGVEGKCFYIEEEGVPTYDELIYVANKDKMDVDKTRRFLRATELATQFIVNHPQESWEIFSGTSTELQDELNEKAWADTLPRFALRPEALDEGRYVRFEKFLADAKLVEGIRPVSELAVDLGAQ